The following are from one region of the Candidatus Acidulodesulfobacterium ferriphilum genome:
- a CDS encoding ABC transporter, with amino-acid sequence MKTELSAFIAINNREILKFIRQRSRLITDLSRPVIWLLFVGFGISTMVKIKSGSYMQFIFPGILVMTVLFRSIFSSISIIWDREFGVLKEILVSPVSRKTFVSAKITSGGIISTIQAIIMLAFAPALGIKISLSVFILTVFSLFLISCSITAFGIVIASRMTSFEGFNSIINLIVQPMFFVSGALYPIKRFPFFLKILAYVNPITYSVDILKYIFFYNKKVSFFIPETPIILDFIFILSFLIIMIFLSNYFFEKEDN; translated from the coding sequence ATGAAAACTGAATTAAGCGCATTTATAGCAATAAATAATAGAGAAATTTTGAAATTTATAAGGCAAAGGTCAAGGCTTATCACGGATCTTTCAAGGCCGGTTATCTGGCTTTTATTCGTTGGTTTCGGCATTTCGACTATGGTTAAGATTAAAAGCGGTTCTTATATGCAGTTTATCTTTCCGGGGATACTTGTAATGACGGTTCTTTTCAGATCTATTTTTTCTTCGATATCGATAATATGGGATAGGGAGTTCGGGGTTTTAAAGGAGATTCTCGTTTCCCCCGTATCGAGAAAAACATTCGTATCCGCAAAGATAACATCTGGCGGTATTATCAGCACCATTCAGGCGATAATAATGCTGGCTTTTGCCCCTGCGTTAGGAATTAAAATTTCTTTAAGCGTTTTTATTCTTACCGTTTTTTCCCTTTTTTTAATTTCATGCTCCATTACCGCCTTTGGAATAGTTATAGCCTCGAGAATGACATCCTTTGAGGGTTTTAATTCGATTATAAACCTTATAGTCCAGCCGATGTTTTTTGTAAGCGGCGCGCTTTATCCGATAAAAAGATTCCCATTTTTCTTAAAAATACTGGCTTATGTTAATCCCATAACGTATTCCGTCGATATACTGAAGTATATCTTTTTTTATAACAAAAAAGTAAGTTTTTTTATCCCCGAGACCCCCATTATATTAGACTTTATTTTTATTTTATCATTTCTGATTATAATGATTTTTCTTTCTAATTATTTTTTTGAAAAAGAGGATAATTAA
- a CDS encoding methyltransferase domain-containing protein translates to MLCEKCIKIKNSLNYSPHVRFLAFQSYLTSHHLLHQLNGIPYNFDNKIAADIGTGLGILPCLLKNRNAGKIIGIDSDKELLNAGSSLIEDKNVYFICADGFNMPIKDASFDAVFIRYVFQHVNLSDDFLIEVKRVMKDDGILVIIDIDDELNLFYPDLPERSENLFKIYSEYQKLKGGDRFISKKLPSFLSAHGFRDIKVKPYTATFFSKKDNDFNFSGLKDAFLLIQNELELVKNDLFKENLIGMAEFHRGLNDYFNFLNSKEYLFISKTEFVITGKK, encoded by the coding sequence TTGCTTTGCGAAAAATGCATTAAAATAAAAAATTCGCTAAATTATTCACCTCATGTGAGATTTCTGGCTTTCCAGTCCTATTTAACCTCGCATCACCTTCTGCATCAGTTAAACGGCATCCCCTATAACTTCGATAATAAAATTGCGGCCGATATCGGAACAGGCTTGGGAATATTGCCATGTTTGCTTAAAAATAGAAATGCCGGAAAGATTATCGGTATCGATTCCGATAAGGAACTTTTAAATGCGGGCAGTTCTTTGATAGAAGATAAAAATGTATATTTTATATGTGCAGACGGGTTTAATATGCCGATAAAAGATGCATCTTTCGATGCAGTTTTTATCAGGTATGTTTTTCAACATGTAAATTTATCGGATGATTTTCTCATAGAAGTAAAAAGGGTAATGAAGGATGACGGAATATTGGTTATAATAGATATAGACGATGAACTAAATTTATTTTATCCCGATTTACCCGAAAGGTCAGAAAATTTGTTTAAAATTTATTCGGAATATCAAAAATTAAAAGGAGGGGATAGATTTATTTCAAAAAAATTACCGTCCTTTTTATCGGCGCATGGATTTAGAGATATAAAAGTAAAACCATATACCGCAACTTTTTTTAGTAAAAAGGACAATGATTTTAATTTTTCGGGGTTAAAGGATGCTTTTTTATTAATTCAAAACGAGTTAGAACTTGTTAAAAATGACCTTTTTAAAGAAAATCTTATAGGCATGGCGGAATTTCACAGAGGCTTGAATGATTATTTTAATTTTTTAAATTCTAAAGAATATTTATTTATTTCGAAAACGGAGTTTGTAATCACCGGTAAAAAATGA
- a CDS encoding adenylosuccinate synthase encodes MGKKNIIVVGLQWGDEGKGKIVDLLAKDADIIARYQGGNNAGHTVVNGDLSLVFRLVPSGILNEEKICILGNGVVVDPAVLFEELDALKKIGIDIKDRFFVSNKCHIIMPYHKRLDIARERLRGAGMIGTTGRGIGPAYEDKVARLGIRAVDLLDRELLYDKIVLSLKEKNYLFKNVLGEDMFSPDDLIDEYFKFGTKLKDFLIDSSSFVNERLKKGFNIMLEGAQGTFLDVDHGTYPYVTSSNTVAGGALAGIGLGPTIIDEVIGITKAYTTRVGEGYFPTELKEGTGNTIRDKGEEFGSVTGRPRRCGWFDANLIREAKNLNGITGMAVTKLDVLSGITKINICTGYMFKGGVTDHLPPSMADYDKITPVYEEISGWSGEISGIKSFKDLPVNAQKYLLRIEELTGLPLNIVSIGKERTQTIILKGIF; translated from the coding sequence ATGGGAAAGAAAAATATCATTGTCGTAGGCCTTCAGTGGGGAGACGAGGGAAAGGGAAAAATCGTGGATTTATTGGCGAAAGATGCCGATATTATAGCCCGTTATCAGGGCGGGAATAATGCAGGGCATACCGTTGTGAACGGGGATTTAAGCCTCGTATTCAGACTCGTTCCATCGGGGATACTCAACGAAGAAAAAATCTGTATTCTGGGCAACGGCGTAGTTGTGGATCCAGCGGTGCTGTTTGAAGAATTAGACGCTTTAAAAAAAATAGGCATAGATATTAAAGACAGGTTTTTTGTCTCCAATAAATGCCACATAATTATGCCTTATCATAAAAGGCTTGACATTGCAAGAGAAAGGCTAAGGGGCGCCGGCATGATAGGGACAACCGGAAGGGGGATAGGTCCGGCTTATGAAGATAAAGTTGCGAGGCTTGGCATTAGAGCGGTAGATCTGCTTGACAGAGAATTGTTATACGATAAGATTGTTTTAAGTTTGAAAGAAAAAAACTATTTGTTTAAAAATGTTTTGGGCGAAGATATGTTCAGCCCGGACGATTTAATCGATGAGTATTTTAAATTTGGAACAAAATTAAAAGATTTTCTAATCGATTCATCCAGCTTTGTAAACGAAAGACTTAAGAAGGGATTTAATATAATGCTTGAAGGCGCTCAGGGGACATTTCTTGATGTTGACCACGGGACATATCCTTATGTTACATCGTCTAATACGGTTGCCGGCGGCGCTCTGGCAGGCATTGGGTTGGGGCCGACTATAATCGATGAGGTAATAGGAATAACTAAGGCATACACTACAAGGGTGGGGGAGGGTTATTTTCCCACCGAACTCAAGGAAGGAACGGGCAATACAATTCGCGATAAGGGCGAAGAATTTGGTTCCGTTACGGGAAGGCCGAGAAGATGCGGATGGTTTGATGCCAATCTTATCAGGGAGGCTAAAAATTTAAACGGTATAACAGGAATGGCCGTTACTAAACTCGATGTTTTATCCGGTATTACAAAAATAAACATCTGTACGGGTTATATGTTTAAAGGCGGTGTAACTGACCATCTCCCCCCTTCCATGGCCGATTATGATAAAATAACCCCGGTATATGAGGAAATTTCTGGATGGAGCGGAGAAATATCCGGTATAAAATCGTTCAAAGATCTTCCCGTAAATGCGCAGAAATATCTTTTAAGAATAGAAGAACTGACGGGTCTGCCGTTAAATATCGTATCCATTGGAAAAGAAAGAACGCAGACTATAATTTTAAAAGGCATATTTTAA